The Malus domestica chromosome 10, GDT2T_hap1 genome contains a region encoding:
- the LOC103411698 gene encoding TMV resistance protein N-like isoform X1 has translation MDSSSKDDPMYDVFLSSGGEDTRTTFTDHLYCTLEDHRFNVFMYGDEYDYKLEKSNRAIPEHLIQKIERSKVAVVVFSRGYPESAWCLEELVKIMECRKTLGQMVFPIFYGVDSSDVLNQSGSFAQAFQKYEQEVKEEKVLLWRNALKEAGSLAGFNFRQTDVVGTKSAGNEGNFIRNVVSQITGKLSRNNRLVVPTKLVGIDSRVREISKHLDVGGSNDVRIIGILGMCGLGKTTVAKAVFNKHHHSFDGASFLETASEEKLVDLQKKLISDILKPAYILVSSINEGTKEIKQRLGNRRVLVVIDDLDSVQQRDALAIKPDSFGPGSRIIITSRNEHLLKIINVDKICPLPAMNEGEALELLSWHAFRNNYPNEEYIELSRKAVGYCGGLPLALEVLGSYIRTGSTSEWETVLDKWKRSQPYREIHRRLEISYDGLTDDDVKAIFLDISCFFTGMNKDYVMTVLDGCQFYPEIGIRELQDQCLVTVDKEGNLMMHDLIQGMGREIVRAESPDNPGERSRLWYNEDITDVLTKQSGTEDVEGLALDMQESDECSFSTEAFRKMQSLRLLKLNNIKLTGSYDHLSKELRWLCWHGFPLKVIPEDFDQSNLVAIDLSYSKLIQVWVDTDVQLLKNLKIINLSHSHYLTESPDLSKVPNLEKLILVNCVRLSKIHPSIGHLERLSLVNLEDCKTLQYFPGDFCKSKSVETLILKGCTGFIKLKDKGEMVSSTTPQASHTMTRKLPSSITGLKNLRSVLLSLHGLNSLTLLGLGNCGLTDDAIPKDLGSLFSLEILELDGNLFYSLPSLSGLSKLKMLDLSYCKNLLEIPDLPRSLEILRANQCIALAKLPNFSEMSSMVELHLNHSPKLSEILGLHKSLHTMRRIHMEGCTNLTADFRKNIIQGWTSCGHGDIFLNGIYDIPEWFQIVGIHEPNDVRFKVPCNFRGLTVCCVFETYCPGFTVTNITKRKALHTWEESTCWVADSVLRLQSVLSNDVLHLQSGDEVSISAVTKAHGRGRVIGRVMKTGINLVWDDGNAGDKYTSIEEIGAVPRNNSSEETLPSPSVHMDGCLPMASDLEKCANEAFIDDCFKLAVDLYTHAIAFNPQSAELYTNRAQANIKSGNLTEAVADANKAIEFDPLLYKAYLRKGIACIKLEEYQTAKATLEIGAPLAPHETRFANLIKECDEKIAEETAVLPTASLEKNITENVIPAKNVQPASQPSNQVTTTYVKPKYRPAFYQKPEEVVVTIFAEGISAKDVNVDFGEQKLGVSIDVAGEDTYHFQTRLFGKIIPEMCRFDVLSTKVEIRLAKAEPLHWTSLEFSEDNPVPLKVTGPVVGVLSPSYLSSKPRTNPVTVHPMPLNDANQPDGNTIVKAEPRSFIASGFSLSEEQHDVAGPPVKHRKQHRRKYAQNQEPSLLRGVYFKNMKWHAAIKVDKKQIHLGTVGSQEEAAHLYDRAAFMCGREPNFELSEEEKQELRKFKWDEFLVMTRHAITNKKHMRRQGAESEKRSESPQLEDSDWEDDKEEVSGLSASEDAEQDMLDS, from the exons ATGGATTCATCCTCCAAAGACGATCCGATGTACGACGTGTTCTTGAGTTCTGGAGGTGAAGACACACGCACGACCTTCACGGACCACCTCTACTGTACATTAGAAGACCACCGATTCAACGTCTTCATGTACGGAGACGAATACGATTACAAGCTAGAAAAAAGTAATAGAGCTATACCAGAACACCTGATTCAAAAAATCGAAAGGTCTAAGGTTGCCGTCGTCGTCTTCTCAAGAGGGTATCCAGAGTCCGCGTGGTGTCTCGAGGAGCTGGTGAAGATCATGGAGTGCAGAAAAACACTGGGTCAAATGGTTTTTCCAATCTTCTATGGTGTTGATTCCTCAGATGTCCTGAACCAGAGTGGTAGTTTTGCACAGGCGTTTCAGAAATATGAACAGGAAGTTAAGGAAGAAAAGGTACTTCTCTGGAGAAACGCTCTTAAGGAAGCTGGAAGTTTGGCCGGATTCAATTTTCGACAGACTGACgttgttggaaccaaatctgCCGG GAATGAAGGAAATTTTATCAGGAACGTTGTTTCTCAGATCACTGGAAAACTGAGCAGAAACAATCGCTTAGTGGTACCTACGAAGCTAGTTGGAATAGATTCTCGTGTGCGAGAAATTAGTAAGCATTTAGATGTTGGAGGATCAAATGATGTTCGCATAATTGGAATTTTGGGTATGTGTGGACTGGGTAAGACAACGGTTGCAAAAGCCGTTTTCAACAAACATCATCATAGTTTTGACGGTGCAAGTTTCCTTGAAACTGCGAGCGAAGAGAAACTGGTTGATTtgcaaaaaaaacttatttctgATATCTTGAAACCGGCCTACATATTGGTAAGTAGTATCAATGAAGGGACCAAGGAGATAAAACAAAGGTTAGGCAACAGAAGGGTACTTGTCGTAATTGATGATTTAGACAGCGTTCAACAAAGAGATGCTTTGGCTATAAAACCTGACTCCTTTGGTCCAGGGAGCAGAATCATTATAACTTCAAGAAACGAACATTTGCTAAAGATAATTAATGTGGATAAGATATGTCCTCTGCCAGCAATGAATGAAGGAGAAGCTCTTGAACTACTTAGTTGGCATGCCTTTAGAAACAATTATCCTAATGAAGAGTATATTGAGCTCTCAAGAAAGGCTGTTGGCTACTGTGGAGGTTTGCCACTAGCACTTGAAGTCTTAGGTTCTTATATACGTACAGGAAGCACAAGTGAATGGGAAACTGTACTGGATAAATGGAAAAGATCACAGCCTTATCGGGAAATTCACAGAAGACTTGAAATAAGCTATGATGGGCTAACTGATGATGACGTGAAGGCTATATTCCTTGACATCTCTTGTTTCTTTACTGGAATGAACAAGGACTATGTCATGACAGTACTGGATGGCTGTCAGTTTTATCCAGAAATAGGGATTCGAGAACTCCAAGATCAATGCCTTGTAACTGTTGATAAAGAAGGCAATCTCATGATGCATGATTTGATTCAAGGCATGGGCAGAGAAATCGTGCGTGCAGAATCCCCTGACAATCCTGGAGAACGTAGTAGATTGTGGTATAATGAAGATATAACAGACGTATTGACGAAGCAATCT GGAACAGAAGACGTTGAAGGACTCGCTTTGGATATGCAAGAGTCTGACGAGTGTAGCTTCAGTACAGAAGCATTTAGAAAGATGCAGAGTCTGAGATTGCTCAAACTCAATAACATAAAGCTCACCGGAAGTTACGACCATCTTTCCAAAGAGTTAAGATGGCTGTGTTGGCATGGATTTCCTCTGAAGGTCATACCTGAAGATTTCGATCAATCAAACCTAGTTGCTATTGACCTGAGCTATAGCAAACTCATACAAGTTTGGGTGGATACTGACGTG CAGCTGCTCAAGAATCTGAAAATCATCAATCTCAGTCATTCCCATTACCTAACAGAATCACCAGATCTTTCCAAAGTCCCAAATCTTGAAAAACTGATATTGGTAAACTGTGTAAGATTGTCTAAGATTCACCCATCTATTGGGCATCTTGAAAGACTTTCATTGGTAAATCTTGAAGACTGCAAAACGCTTCAGTATTTTCCAGGGGATTTCTGTAAGTCAAAATCAGTTGAGACTCTTATTCTTAAAGGCTGTACAGGATTTATAAAACTGAAGGACAAGGGGGAGATGGTATCATCGACAACACCTCAAGCAAGCCATACAATGACAAGGAAATTACCATCCTCAATAACAGGATTGAAGAACCTGAGATCTGTGCTCCTTTCATTGCATGGCTTAAATTCTTTGACACTTTTAGGTCTTGGAAACTGTGGTTTAACTGATGATGCAATCCCTAAGGATCTTGGGAGTCTATTTTCCTTAGAAATATTGGAGCTTGATGGCAATTTGTTTTATAGCCTACCTAGCCTCAGTGGACTCTCCAAGCTTAAAATGTTAGATTTGAGTTATTGCAAAAATCTTCTTGAAATCCCGGATTTACCAAGAAGTTTGGAAATCTTGAGAGCGAATCAGTGCATTGCACTCGCAAAACTGCCAAATTTTTCAGAAATGTCAAGTATGGTAGAACTGCATCTAAATCACTCCCCCAAACTCAGTGAGATTCTAGGCTTGCATAAGTCGTTACACACTATGAGAAGGATTCATATGGAAGGCTGCACCAATCTCACTGCTGATTTTAGGAAGAACATCAtacag GGATGGACTTCTTGCGGACATGGTGACATTTTTCTCAATGGAATTTATGATATTCCGGAGTGGTTCCAGATTGTTGGTATTCATGAGCCCAATGATGTTCGTTTTAAAGTGCCTTGTAATTTTAGAGGATTGACTGTGTGCTGTGTTTTCGAAACATATTGTCCGGGATTTACTGTTACAAATATTACCAAGCGTAAGGCTTTGCACACCTGGGAAGAATCTACCTGCTGGGTAGCTGATAGTGTACTCCGTTTGCAAAGTGTATTATCAAATGATGTACTCCATTTGCAAAGTGGAGACGAAGTCTCGATTTCTGCAGTTACAAAGGCTCATGGGAGAGGGAGAGTAATAGGGAGAGTGATGAAAACAGGAATTAATCTAGTCTGGGATGATGGTAATGCCGGTGACAAATACACTAGCATTGAGGAGATTGGTGCTGTACCAAGAAATAATTCATCTGAAGAG actcttccatCTCCCTCGGTCCACATGGACGGTTGTCTGCCCATGGCTTCCGATCTCGAAAAGTGTGCCAATGAGGCGTTCATCGACGACTGCTTCAAGTTGGCCGTTGACCTCTACACCCATGCCATTGCTTTCAACCCTCAGAGCGCCGAGCTCTACACCAACCGCGCGCAGGCCAACATCAAATCCGGCAATCTCACTGAGGCTGTTGCGGATGCGAACAAGGCAATCGAGTTCGATCCATTATTGTACAAAGCGTATTTGCGCAAAGGAATTGCCTGCATCAAGCTCGAGGAATATCAGACTGCAAAGGCAACCCTGGAAATTGGTGCTCCTTTGGCCCCACATGAGACAAGATTCGCTAATTTGATAAAAGAGTGTGATGAGAAAATTGCAGAGGAAACTGCTGTTCTACCAACGGCTTCATTGGAGAAAAACATTACAGAGAATGTTATACCTGCAAAAAATGTTCAGCCTGCGAGTCAACCTTCCAATCAGGTGACCACTACATATGTCAAACCAAAATACAGGCCTGCATTCTACCAGAAGCCAGAAGAAGTGGTTGTGACTATATTCGCTGAGGGCATATCAGCCAAAGACGTTAATGTTGACTTTGGTGAACAAAAACTAGGTGTTAGCATTGATGTTGCTGGTGAAGATACATATCATTTTCAGACCCGCTTATTTGGAAAGATAATACCTGAAATGTGCAGATTTGACGTTCTGTCCACCAAAGTTGAAATTCGCCTGGCTAAAGCTGAACCGTTACACTGGACATCTCTTGAATTCAGCGAGGACAACCCTGTTCCACTAAAGGTCACTGGCCCAGTTGTTGGAGTGCTAAGTCCATCCTACCTATCCTCGAAACCCCGTACAAATCCTGTCACTGTGCATCCCATGCCTTTGAATGATGCAAATCAACCAGATGGG AATACCATTGTGAAAGCAGAACCTCGTTCCTTCATTGCATCTGGTTTTAGCTTATCCGAAGAGCAGCACGATGTGGCAG GGCCACCAGTCAAACACAGAAAGCAACATCGCAGAAAGTATGCTCAAAACCAGGAACCAAGTCTACTGAGAGGTGTGTATTTTAAGAATATGAAGTGGCATGCAGCAATAAAAGTTGACAAGAAACAAATCCACTTGGGCACTGTTGGTTCCCAAGAAGAGGCTGCTCATTTGTACGACAG GGCTGCTTTCATGTGTGGGAGGGAACCAAATTTTGAGCTTTCTGAGGAGGAGAAGCAAGAACTCAGGAAATTCAAGTGGGATGAATTCTTGGTCATGACTCGTCACGCAATTACCAATAAAA AACACATGAGAAGGCAAGGGGCAGAGTCAGAGAAGAGGTCCGAGAGTCCTCAATTGGAAGACAGTGACTGGGAGGATGACAAAGAAGAAGTGAGTGGCCTTTCAGCTTCAGAAGATGCAGAGCAAGACATGTTAGACTCTTGA
- the LOC103411698 gene encoding TMV resistance protein N-like isoform X2, which produces MDSSSKDDPMYDVFLSSGGEDTRTTFTDHLYCTLEDHRFNVFMYGDEYDYKLEKSNRAIPEHLIQKIERSKVAVVVFSRGYPESAWCLEELVKIMECRKTLGQMVFPIFYGVDSSDVLNQSGSFAQAFQKYEQEVKEEKVLLWRNALKEAGSLAGFNFRQTDVVGTKSAGNEGNFIRNVVSQITGKLSRNNRLVVPTKLVGIDSRVREISKHLDVGGSNDVRIIGILGMCGLGKTTVAKAVFNKHHHSFDGASFLETASEEKLVDLQKKLISDILKPAYILVSSINEGTKEIKQRLGNRRVLVVIDDLDSVQQRDALAIKPDSFGPGSRIIITSRNEHLLKIINVDKICPLPAMNEGEALELLSWHAFRNNYPNEEYIELSRKAVGYCGGLPLALEVLGSYIRTGSTSEWETVLDKWKRSQPYREIHRRLEISYDGLTDDDVKAIFLDISCFFTGMNKDYVMTVLDGCQFYPEIGIRELQDQCLVTVDKEGNLMMHDLIQGMGREIVRAESPDNPGERSRLWYNEDITDVLTKQSGTEDVEGLALDMQESDECSFSTEAFRKMQSLRLLKLNNIKLTGSYDHLSKELRWLCWHGFPLKVIPEDFDQSNLVAIDLSYSKLIQVWVDTDVLLKNLKIINLSHSHYLTESPDLSKVPNLEKLILVNCVRLSKIHPSIGHLERLSLVNLEDCKTLQYFPGDFCKSKSVETLILKGCTGFIKLKDKGEMVSSTTPQASHTMTRKLPSSITGLKNLRSVLLSLHGLNSLTLLGLGNCGLTDDAIPKDLGSLFSLEILELDGNLFYSLPSLSGLSKLKMLDLSYCKNLLEIPDLPRSLEILRANQCIALAKLPNFSEMSSMVELHLNHSPKLSEILGLHKSLHTMRRIHMEGCTNLTADFRKNIIQGWTSCGHGDIFLNGIYDIPEWFQIVGIHEPNDVRFKVPCNFRGLTVCCVFETYCPGFTVTNITKRKALHTWEESTCWVADSVLRLQSVLSNDVLHLQSGDEVSISAVTKAHGRGRVIGRVMKTGINLVWDDGNAGDKYTSIEEIGAVPRNNSSEETLPSPSVHMDGCLPMASDLEKCANEAFIDDCFKLAVDLYTHAIAFNPQSAELYTNRAQANIKSGNLTEAVADANKAIEFDPLLYKAYLRKGIACIKLEEYQTAKATLEIGAPLAPHETRFANLIKECDEKIAEETAVLPTASLEKNITENVIPAKNVQPASQPSNQVTTTYVKPKYRPAFYQKPEEVVVTIFAEGISAKDVNVDFGEQKLGVSIDVAGEDTYHFQTRLFGKIIPEMCRFDVLSTKVEIRLAKAEPLHWTSLEFSEDNPVPLKVTGPVVGVLSPSYLSSKPRTNPVTVHPMPLNDANQPDGNTIVKAEPRSFIASGFSLSEEQHDVAGPPVKHRKQHRRKYAQNQEPSLLRGVYFKNMKWHAAIKVDKKQIHLGTVGSQEEAAHLYDRAAFMCGREPNFELSEEEKQELRKFKWDEFLVMTRHAITNKKHMRRQGAESEKRSESPQLEDSDWEDDKEEVSGLSASEDAEQDMLDS; this is translated from the exons ATGGATTCATCCTCCAAAGACGATCCGATGTACGACGTGTTCTTGAGTTCTGGAGGTGAAGACACACGCACGACCTTCACGGACCACCTCTACTGTACATTAGAAGACCACCGATTCAACGTCTTCATGTACGGAGACGAATACGATTACAAGCTAGAAAAAAGTAATAGAGCTATACCAGAACACCTGATTCAAAAAATCGAAAGGTCTAAGGTTGCCGTCGTCGTCTTCTCAAGAGGGTATCCAGAGTCCGCGTGGTGTCTCGAGGAGCTGGTGAAGATCATGGAGTGCAGAAAAACACTGGGTCAAATGGTTTTTCCAATCTTCTATGGTGTTGATTCCTCAGATGTCCTGAACCAGAGTGGTAGTTTTGCACAGGCGTTTCAGAAATATGAACAGGAAGTTAAGGAAGAAAAGGTACTTCTCTGGAGAAACGCTCTTAAGGAAGCTGGAAGTTTGGCCGGATTCAATTTTCGACAGACTGACgttgttggaaccaaatctgCCGG GAATGAAGGAAATTTTATCAGGAACGTTGTTTCTCAGATCACTGGAAAACTGAGCAGAAACAATCGCTTAGTGGTACCTACGAAGCTAGTTGGAATAGATTCTCGTGTGCGAGAAATTAGTAAGCATTTAGATGTTGGAGGATCAAATGATGTTCGCATAATTGGAATTTTGGGTATGTGTGGACTGGGTAAGACAACGGTTGCAAAAGCCGTTTTCAACAAACATCATCATAGTTTTGACGGTGCAAGTTTCCTTGAAACTGCGAGCGAAGAGAAACTGGTTGATTtgcaaaaaaaacttatttctgATATCTTGAAACCGGCCTACATATTGGTAAGTAGTATCAATGAAGGGACCAAGGAGATAAAACAAAGGTTAGGCAACAGAAGGGTACTTGTCGTAATTGATGATTTAGACAGCGTTCAACAAAGAGATGCTTTGGCTATAAAACCTGACTCCTTTGGTCCAGGGAGCAGAATCATTATAACTTCAAGAAACGAACATTTGCTAAAGATAATTAATGTGGATAAGATATGTCCTCTGCCAGCAATGAATGAAGGAGAAGCTCTTGAACTACTTAGTTGGCATGCCTTTAGAAACAATTATCCTAATGAAGAGTATATTGAGCTCTCAAGAAAGGCTGTTGGCTACTGTGGAGGTTTGCCACTAGCACTTGAAGTCTTAGGTTCTTATATACGTACAGGAAGCACAAGTGAATGGGAAACTGTACTGGATAAATGGAAAAGATCACAGCCTTATCGGGAAATTCACAGAAGACTTGAAATAAGCTATGATGGGCTAACTGATGATGACGTGAAGGCTATATTCCTTGACATCTCTTGTTTCTTTACTGGAATGAACAAGGACTATGTCATGACAGTACTGGATGGCTGTCAGTTTTATCCAGAAATAGGGATTCGAGAACTCCAAGATCAATGCCTTGTAACTGTTGATAAAGAAGGCAATCTCATGATGCATGATTTGATTCAAGGCATGGGCAGAGAAATCGTGCGTGCAGAATCCCCTGACAATCCTGGAGAACGTAGTAGATTGTGGTATAATGAAGATATAACAGACGTATTGACGAAGCAATCT GGAACAGAAGACGTTGAAGGACTCGCTTTGGATATGCAAGAGTCTGACGAGTGTAGCTTCAGTACAGAAGCATTTAGAAAGATGCAGAGTCTGAGATTGCTCAAACTCAATAACATAAAGCTCACCGGAAGTTACGACCATCTTTCCAAAGAGTTAAGATGGCTGTGTTGGCATGGATTTCCTCTGAAGGTCATACCTGAAGATTTCGATCAATCAAACCTAGTTGCTATTGACCTGAGCTATAGCAAACTCATACAAGTTTGGGTGGATACTGACGTG CTGCTCAAGAATCTGAAAATCATCAATCTCAGTCATTCCCATTACCTAACAGAATCACCAGATCTTTCCAAAGTCCCAAATCTTGAAAAACTGATATTGGTAAACTGTGTAAGATTGTCTAAGATTCACCCATCTATTGGGCATCTTGAAAGACTTTCATTGGTAAATCTTGAAGACTGCAAAACGCTTCAGTATTTTCCAGGGGATTTCTGTAAGTCAAAATCAGTTGAGACTCTTATTCTTAAAGGCTGTACAGGATTTATAAAACTGAAGGACAAGGGGGAGATGGTATCATCGACAACACCTCAAGCAAGCCATACAATGACAAGGAAATTACCATCCTCAATAACAGGATTGAAGAACCTGAGATCTGTGCTCCTTTCATTGCATGGCTTAAATTCTTTGACACTTTTAGGTCTTGGAAACTGTGGTTTAACTGATGATGCAATCCCTAAGGATCTTGGGAGTCTATTTTCCTTAGAAATATTGGAGCTTGATGGCAATTTGTTTTATAGCCTACCTAGCCTCAGTGGACTCTCCAAGCTTAAAATGTTAGATTTGAGTTATTGCAAAAATCTTCTTGAAATCCCGGATTTACCAAGAAGTTTGGAAATCTTGAGAGCGAATCAGTGCATTGCACTCGCAAAACTGCCAAATTTTTCAGAAATGTCAAGTATGGTAGAACTGCATCTAAATCACTCCCCCAAACTCAGTGAGATTCTAGGCTTGCATAAGTCGTTACACACTATGAGAAGGATTCATATGGAAGGCTGCACCAATCTCACTGCTGATTTTAGGAAGAACATCAtacag GGATGGACTTCTTGCGGACATGGTGACATTTTTCTCAATGGAATTTATGATATTCCGGAGTGGTTCCAGATTGTTGGTATTCATGAGCCCAATGATGTTCGTTTTAAAGTGCCTTGTAATTTTAGAGGATTGACTGTGTGCTGTGTTTTCGAAACATATTGTCCGGGATTTACTGTTACAAATATTACCAAGCGTAAGGCTTTGCACACCTGGGAAGAATCTACCTGCTGGGTAGCTGATAGTGTACTCCGTTTGCAAAGTGTATTATCAAATGATGTACTCCATTTGCAAAGTGGAGACGAAGTCTCGATTTCTGCAGTTACAAAGGCTCATGGGAGAGGGAGAGTAATAGGGAGAGTGATGAAAACAGGAATTAATCTAGTCTGGGATGATGGTAATGCCGGTGACAAATACACTAGCATTGAGGAGATTGGTGCTGTACCAAGAAATAATTCATCTGAAGAG actcttccatCTCCCTCGGTCCACATGGACGGTTGTCTGCCCATGGCTTCCGATCTCGAAAAGTGTGCCAATGAGGCGTTCATCGACGACTGCTTCAAGTTGGCCGTTGACCTCTACACCCATGCCATTGCTTTCAACCCTCAGAGCGCCGAGCTCTACACCAACCGCGCGCAGGCCAACATCAAATCCGGCAATCTCACTGAGGCTGTTGCGGATGCGAACAAGGCAATCGAGTTCGATCCATTATTGTACAAAGCGTATTTGCGCAAAGGAATTGCCTGCATCAAGCTCGAGGAATATCAGACTGCAAAGGCAACCCTGGAAATTGGTGCTCCTTTGGCCCCACATGAGACAAGATTCGCTAATTTGATAAAAGAGTGTGATGAGAAAATTGCAGAGGAAACTGCTGTTCTACCAACGGCTTCATTGGAGAAAAACATTACAGAGAATGTTATACCTGCAAAAAATGTTCAGCCTGCGAGTCAACCTTCCAATCAGGTGACCACTACATATGTCAAACCAAAATACAGGCCTGCATTCTACCAGAAGCCAGAAGAAGTGGTTGTGACTATATTCGCTGAGGGCATATCAGCCAAAGACGTTAATGTTGACTTTGGTGAACAAAAACTAGGTGTTAGCATTGATGTTGCTGGTGAAGATACATATCATTTTCAGACCCGCTTATTTGGAAAGATAATACCTGAAATGTGCAGATTTGACGTTCTGTCCACCAAAGTTGAAATTCGCCTGGCTAAAGCTGAACCGTTACACTGGACATCTCTTGAATTCAGCGAGGACAACCCTGTTCCACTAAAGGTCACTGGCCCAGTTGTTGGAGTGCTAAGTCCATCCTACCTATCCTCGAAACCCCGTACAAATCCTGTCACTGTGCATCCCATGCCTTTGAATGATGCAAATCAACCAGATGGG AATACCATTGTGAAAGCAGAACCTCGTTCCTTCATTGCATCTGGTTTTAGCTTATCCGAAGAGCAGCACGATGTGGCAG GGCCACCAGTCAAACACAGAAAGCAACATCGCAGAAAGTATGCTCAAAACCAGGAACCAAGTCTACTGAGAGGTGTGTATTTTAAGAATATGAAGTGGCATGCAGCAATAAAAGTTGACAAGAAACAAATCCACTTGGGCACTGTTGGTTCCCAAGAAGAGGCTGCTCATTTGTACGACAG GGCTGCTTTCATGTGTGGGAGGGAACCAAATTTTGAGCTTTCTGAGGAGGAGAAGCAAGAACTCAGGAAATTCAAGTGGGATGAATTCTTGGTCATGACTCGTCACGCAATTACCAATAAAA AACACATGAGAAGGCAAGGGGCAGAGTCAGAGAAGAGGTCCGAGAGTCCTCAATTGGAAGACAGTGACTGGGAGGATGACAAAGAAGAAGTGAGTGGCCTTTCAGCTTCAGAAGATGCAGAGCAAGACATGTTAGACTCTTGA